From the Solanum pennellii chromosome 4, SPENNV200 genome, one window contains:
- the LOC107016510 gene encoding uncharacterized protein LOC107016510: MAEDSELWDIVLDGPFIPMIEEKDGEKTRLVPKPRKKYDEADTKKIEKGYKAKTLLVCGIGPDEFNRVSACESAKEIWDCLKIAQEGTEQVKESKIDMLTSLNENFKMKEGETIHEMFTKLSSITNELRSLAEPISMSKQVRKVLRILPKSWESKVDAIIEAKDLKVLTMDALIGNLKTHELNRNHDLSKKEFKKDKSLMLKYKSDEDSSDDDMAYLINKEEQMEYQTPRSDKEKRRDLVLSKNDRKAAADYVVKKVLAAWGDSLSDSEDPDEPNDVSMVAVHEKETIFNEMFAFMAHTENKEDDDKVKLEEKMSKMEVKMVSLESDNTELKKQLTQITEEAEKLNGRSNGLQVETEEKLKTTEKNLGLALEKSNKLEKDIVKLKEELEKSLKWTKSAKLLSSATNQSNFNKKGLGSLNITPPFNPHSKYVFVSDNLLCLHCGKNGHLKGECAGWTNSHERLSNYTERQRVSKERPGPPKHVSTDTFSKKKSVSAPKSFVRKFQKLPYWTRYNLITPLSAFWELKLKWVPKLNK, encoded by the exons ATGGCTGAAGACAGTGAGCTATGGGATATCGTACTAGATGGACCGTTTATTCCGATGATAGAAGAAAAGGATGGAGAGAAAACCAGGCTTGTTCCAAAGcctagaaaaaaatatgatgaagctgATACAAAGAAGATAGAAAAAGGCTACAAGGCAAAAACTCTTCTTGTCTGTGggataggacctgatgagttCAATCGTGTCTCAGCCTGTGAGTCTGCAAAAGAAATCTGGGATTGTTTAAAAATAGCTCAGgaaggaactgaacaagtcaaagaatcaAAGATTGATATGCTCACCTCTTTGAATGAAAACTTCAAGATGAAGGAAGGAGAAACCATTCATGAGATGTTCACAAAATTGTCCTCTATTACCAATGAGCTGAGAAGTCTTGCGGAACCTATCAGTATGAGCAAGCAAGTCAGGAAAGTGCTTCGAATTCTTCCAAAGTCCTGGGAAAGCAAGGTTGATGCCATTATTGAAGCTAAAGATCTGAAGGTTTTGACAATGGATGCTCTTATTGGGAATCTGAAGACTCATGAGCTGAATCGAAATCATGATTTGTCAAAGAAGGAATTTAAAAAGGATAAGTCCTTGATGCTGAAATACAAATCTGATGAAGACTccagtgatgatgatatggcttATCTCATCAATAAAGAGGAACAAATG GAATATCAAACACCAAGAAGTgacaaagagaagagaagggacctggtactcaGTAAAAATGATCGCAAAGCTGCTGCTGACTATGTGGTCAAAAAGGTTCTTGCTGCATGGGGAGACTCTTTAAGTGACTCAGAAGATCCTGATGAACCAAATGATGTGTCTATGGTGGCAGTTCATGAAAAGGAAACcatattcaatgaaatgtttgcttTCATGGCTCATacagaaaataaagaagatgatGATAAG GTTAAATTGGAGGAGAAAATGTCGAAAATGGAAGTTAAAATGGTGTCTCTAGAGTCTGACAACACTGAACTTAAAAAACAATTGACTCAGATAACTGAAGAAGCTGAAAAGCTAAATGGAAGGTCAAATGGTTTACAAGTTGAAACTGAAGAAAAACTGAAAACCACTGAGAAAAATCTGGGATTGGCTTTAGAGAAGAGCAACAAATTAGAAAAGGATATTGTCAAACTTAaggaagaacttgaaaaatctcttaagtggacaaaatccGCTAAGTTATTGTCAAGTGCAACAAAtcagagtaatttcaataagaaaggtCTAGGAAGTTTGAATATCACTCCTCCCTTTAACCCTCACAGCAAGTATGTGtttgtgtctgacaatctgctTTGTCTTCACTGTGGTAAAAATGGGCATTTAAAGGGAGAGTGTGCTGGCTGGACAAATTCTCATGAAAGACTCTCTAATTATACTGAAAGGCAAAGAGTATCAAAAGAGAGACCTGGTCCTCCAAAACATGTTTCAACTGAtacattttcaaagaaaaaatctgtcTCTGCTCCAAAGTCCTTTGTTAGAAAGTTTCAAAAACTGCCCTATTGGACTAGATACAATCTGATCACTCCTTTGTCCGCCTTCtgggaactcaaattgaaatgggttcccaagctaAACAAGTGA